The genome window CACCGCGCCACGGTAGAACACTCCGCACACGACACGAAACGCATTTCTCCGGCTTCGGGCGCCTCTACCCGTACAGGGCCGCCAGGTCGACGAGCCGGATGTCGTCGTCCGCTTCCGCCGCGGCGCGTGCCTTGTCGTTGAAACCCGCTCCGCTGAAGCAGATGAGCCGGGTACCGGTGGTGTCGTAGCGGCCGGCCCGGGTGATGAGATCGCGGACGTGCCTCAGGCGTTCGATGTGGGCGGCTCCCATGGTGTCGTTCCACTTGGCCTCCCCGATGGCCAGGAGGGGCGGCTTGGCCCCGTCCGCGATGCCGATGACGGCCACGTCGACCTCGCGCGAGGTTCGGGTCCTGGGGTCGTGGACCACACCGTGCCCCACCCGGGCCGGCAGTCCGCCGAACAGCTCGGGGTCGGCGTGATGCAAGGCCCAGTCACGGCACACCTGTTCGAAGTGGGGCCCCAGGACGTTGCTGACGAAGCGGCGGCGGCTGGCCTGCCAGACCCGTGTCGCGCTGCCGGGGCGTTCGAGCTGGTCCCAGACCGGGCGCATGATCGCGTGATAGAAGCCGATCAGCGGCTCGGCGATGCGGTACGCGGGCCGGTTGTCGCGGAAGACGTCCGCGTCCCGGTGCAGCAGACCCGCGTCCTCCAGAACGTTGATCGGGTGGGCGATGTCGGTCGCCTTGCGTTCCAGGTATCCGGCCATACCGCCCCGGGTGGAGTTGCCGTCGGCCACGGCGGCCAGCACCGACAGGTACAGGGCGGTGTCACGAAGGTCGGGTTCCTCGGCGAGCAGATAGCGGGCCTCGCGGAAGAGCGGGGTCTCGGGGTTGAGGACGGTGCGCACGACCCAGTCGTCGAAGTCCTCCGGACCCGCCGGACTGTCACCCCGGGCGAACTCGCGCCGGTAGGCGGGGGTACCACCGACGATCGCGTTCACCTTCATGGCCAGGTGGGGGTCGCCGATGTCCCAGAACTCGGCGGCCAGGCGGTGGTCGAGGGGGCGGACGACCAACTCCAGCCCCGCCCTGCCGCGCAGCGGAGCGTTGCCCGACAGCAGCCGCCCCATGAAGGACAGCGCCGAGCCGCACAGCAACAGCCGGGCGCGGGAGCGGGTGCGCTGCTCACGCAGAGGTCGTAGCGCCTCCTGAATGATCGAGGGCAGCTCCGGGTTGCCCTTGGCGAGATACGGAAACTCGTCGATCACCACGGGGACGGGGCGCTCGTCACCGAGGGCGAGCAACGCGTCGACCGCTTCCGACCAGTCGGCGAAGTGGAACGGGCTGGCGGGGCGGACATGGGCCGTCAGGGAGGAGCCGAGTCTGCGCAGCGACTCGGCGTCGGCGGCCTCCGTGGCACCGAAGTAGAACCCTCCTGCCGCGCGGCAGGCCGCGTCCAACAGGAACGTCTTGCCCTGGCGGCGGCGCCCGGAGACCACACCCAGGGTCGCGCCGGGCTGCGGATCGGTGATGAACCGGCTCAGCGCCGACCACTCGTGATCCCGATCGAACATCTCGGCCGGCTTGTCCACGCCTCATCCCAGATAGAGAAGTACACCTACATAAAACATACCCCTATGTATCTGCGCCCGGTGCTCGGATCATGAAGGCGTCCAGTGGGTTCTCGGTCTCCAGGTGGAGGCCGTGGCGTTCGTAGAGGTGTCTGGCCGGGCTTCCCTGGAGGACGTCGAGGCGGATGGGGAGGTCGGTGGGGGCGTGGTGGGTGAGGAGGTGGTGGAGTACGGCTGTGCCGATGCCGGAGCCCTGGAGGTGGGGGGCCAGGTAGAAGTGCTCCAGCCAGTGGGCGTCCGGGGCCGGGCGGAGGGCGACACAGCCGGCGAAGGTGCCGCCGACCTCGATGATCCAGGTGTGGGCCGGGTCGAAGCCGTCGCGCAGGCGTTGGCGGACGCGGTGGGGGTCGTAGCGGCCGAGGCGTTCGAGATCGGGGCGCATGACCACGGCACGCAGCTCGGCGATGGGCTCGACGTCCACCGCCAGGGCCGGACGTATGTTCCAGTCAGCCATGATCGGCACGCTGTCCCGGGCGCGGATCACGCCCGCGGTGCGGGGGTTCCACCGTCCGGCTTCGGATGCCACCGCGTCTCAGGCCCGTGGATAGCGGGTCAGCCAGCCCGGTACCGCTCCGCCGGGGGCGTGGAGGGAGGGGCCCTGGGTCATTTCGAGGGCGAAGTCGTCGGCGAGGACGAGGATCGTGGGGCGGCCCTCCAGTTCCGCGAGCCAGGCGGGGGGCAGGGCGGTCTCGCCGTGGAGGGCGCCGAGGAGGCCGCCCGTCAGGGCGCCGGCGGCTCCCGAAGGCCCCCCGTGGTTGACGGCGAGGCACAGGCCGTGGCGAATGTCCTCGCCGACCAGGGTGCAGTAGACGGCGACGGCCAGCAGGCCCGCCGCCGCGCCGTCGCCGGCGAGCTGCTCGACGACGGCGGGCGACGGCGGCCCCTGGCGTACGGCGCCGACGGCCTGCTGGAGGGCGTCGGCGACGGGCTGGTGGCCGGGGCGGGCGGCCAGCAGCACCAGGGTCTTCTGGACGGCGGCGTCGAGGCTCTCCCCGCGCGCGAGGGCGTGCACGATGACGGCGTACGAGCCGGCGGCCAGGTAGGCGGTGGGCGCGCCGTGCGTCTGGGCGGCGCACTCCACGGCCAGTTGGAAGACCAGTTGGGGTTCCCAGCCCACCAGGAGACCGAAGGGCGCGGAGCGGGCGGCGGCCTCGGCGCCGGACGCGCCGGGGTTCTTGGGGGCGTCGAGCGTGCCCATGGTGCCGTCGGCGAAGCCGAGGAGGCAGATGAGCGAGGGGTCGCGGCGCGCGTAGAGCCACTCCTCGCGGGCGAGCCAGCCGTCGTCCTTGCGGCGTTCGTCCGGGCCCCAGTCCCGCTGGGTCGCGGCCCAGCGCAGATACGCCCGGTGCAGATCGGTCGGCGGGTGCCAGACACCGGTGTCGCGCCGGACCTGGGCGCGGATCAGGCCGTCCACGGTGAAGAGCGTGAGCTGCGTGAGGTCGGTGATCGCGCCGCGTCTGCCGTACGCGGAGGCCAGATCGGTCAGCCACTCCGGGCCGTACGCCTCGCCGATCTGCGCCAGGGTGAGCTGGTCGACCGGCGCGCCCAGCGCGTCGCCGACGGCCGCGCCCAGCAGCGTCCCGCGCACCCGGCTGCGGAAGTCCTGCTGCTCGACCCGCCCCCAGACGGCACCGGATGTCGCACCCACCCCGGCCTCCTCACGGCCCCTGACCCGACCCGTACGTCAATACGTCCGTACATCCGTACGCCCGTACGGCTCGACAGTCCAGCACTGTAATCGAACAGGAACCGTCCGTTCAGGGCTCTTGGAGACCGCCAAACGTCTCTCACGACACCCCGATCCAACGCTTCGGCCGACGAGCCGACAGAACTGAACAGATGGCGTACCAGAGTCCAACTCTCGGAGAATCGGTGCGCCCACGCAACATCCGTGGCCGGTCGGTTCACGTCGCCGCCCCTTGCGAGGGCCTTGATCGATCGCGCCGAAAAGCGCCTAGGGGTGATCTAGGGCCTCGCACATAGTGGGACCATGGCTGGATCCCAGACCGTTCCTAGAGACTGAGCGGGAGTGAGTCCTGTTGCCAGGTCTCGTGCTCGACCGAACGCCCCGGACGGTGTCGGGCGTTCTGGTTGCCCGCGTTCGCTCCGCGTCCGGGCGGCACGGATCGTGTCCGTGGTCCGGGGATGCGAGGGCGGGTTCCCTCACGCCCGGAGACCTCCGGTCCGGCCTGGACGGTCCGATGCCCCACCGCATCACTCCGGTGCTGTGGGGGCGGTGCCGTCCGTCGCCGGATCGGGTGTCCCTGGGCGGGGTCGACGGCGATGACCGCGATGCCCGTGGCGTCGGCCATCGAGGCCAGCCGGGCACGGAGTCCGCCGGTGGGCATGCCGGAGATCAACTGCCTGAACCGCTTCTTGCGGCCGTGCTTCTCGCGGGTCTTCTCCGCGGCGAAGTCCAAGCCCTCGACCGCGATCGCTTTCACGCCGCAGGTTCGGGCCCAGTGCGGGAGGCGGGTGAGGGCGTGGCGCACCTGGGCATCACGGTGTTCGGCGGTGCCAGTGAGGTCGTAGAAGAAGCGGCGCGGGGCGCCGGTGGGGTTGCCGTGAATGTCCAGGCGCCAGGCAGCGAGGTGATCGGCGTTCATGTCGACGCCGACCACGCCATGGGCGAGAACTGCTTCGATCGGGAGGGCAGGGGCGGGCGGGATCTGCCAGGACGCGGTCACATACCAGCGGTCCCGGCCGGTGTCGTAGTGGATGCGGTAGGCGATCGCCCGGTCGGCCGCGACTCGATCCGCCCACTCACTGCCCCGGTGCGCGAACGCCACCCGGCAGGCCAGGACGTAGCGGCCGTGCGGGGCGTTGGCCAGATGAGCCAGCGGGACGGGGAGTTTGAGGCTCACCTCGCCGTCCGGGCTGATGCGGATGGTCTCGTTGCCGTAGCGCTTGCCCGACTCACCGTCCGCCTGGCAGAACCAGCGCTCCGACTCCCAACGCCCGCGCCACGCCGACTCGGTGAGCTGGGCGGTGTCCAGGTTGTGGCGGGTGCGTGCCAGACTTTTCCCGCCGCGCACCACATGCACGATGCCGGCCGCGCGATCGACCCGGGCGGCGGTCAGCCGGTCTTCCGGTACTCGCGGGCGCCGCGACTTCGCGTGCCACTCCCGCTGGGACCGGTAACCCCCGGGTGCCTTCCTCGTCCCCTTCTGGCCGACCGGCAGGGACAGCCGGTGCTCGATGGTGCGGATGCCCGCTTCCGGGTTCTGAATGTGCGCGAGCCGGCAGCGGCGGGCCGGCGCCCACTGGTCCTGCGTGGCTTTGGTGATCGCCCCCGCCCACCGCGACGACGACAGCGGCGTCAGCTCCCGCTTCCGTACCGCCCACATCGCCCCGGAGTGCTCCAGGCCGTCCCGGCAGCGCGCCTTGAGGTCCTTCGAGGCCAGCGCCCCCAGATGCGCGCCCACCAGCCGCAGCACCTCCTCGTCACCAGGCGTCAGCTGCTTCAGGCGGGTCCGCACGGCCACACCACCCGGACCGGACACGACACGACGAACGACTCCGCCACACTTCGCAGCTCACTCACCCCCGCCCGGCCCCACCCGAAGATCCCGTCACCATGACGAACGAGCACCGCCCAGGAAGGTCACACATTCGATGCAAGAACGTCAGTTCACCGCTGAACCCGACACCACGACCGGCTCCACGCGACACGACACGGATCACCCACACTCGCTCCCGCGTACCAGAACACTCTTGAACGCACTCCAGCGCCAGCAGCCCCAAACCCCCCGCGGCTCACTTCTCCCGCTGGCCTCGACGCTGCTCGTCGGCACGGTCGCCCTCTACATGGCGCTCGTGGCGTTCAGCAACATCACCGACTTCGGCACGAACCAGCAGTTCGTCCGCCATGTCTTCGCCATGGACACCACGTTCAAGGACGAGGACCTGATGTGGCGGGCCATCGAGTCGAAGGGCGTCCAGGACGCGGCGTACGTCCTCATCATCATCTGGGAGACCGTCTCGGCCCTGGTCCTGATCGCGGCCACCTACTTCTGGGCCCGCGGCCTGGGCAGCCGCGTCTTCCACACCGCCCGCCGCTACAGCACCCTTGGCCTCCTCATGGTCCTCCTCCTCTTCGGCGCCGGCTTCATCGCCATCGGCGGCGAGTACTTCGTCATGTGGCAGTCCGGCGACTGGAACGGCCTCGACGCCGCCCTCCGCGTGTTCGTGCTGAGCGCCGTGGTCCTCCTGGTGACCTACCTGCCGACGAAC of Streptomyces phaeolivaceus contains these proteins:
- a CDS encoding GNAT family N-acetyltransferase, encoding MADWNIRPALAVDVEPIAELRAVVMRPDLERLGRYDPHRVRQRLRDGFDPAHTWIIEVGGTFAGCVALRPAPDAHWLEHFYLAPHLQGSGIGTAVLHHLLTHHAPTDLPIRLDVLQGSPARHLYERHGLHLETENPLDAFMIRAPGADT
- a CDS encoding AAA family ATPase, translating into MDKPAEMFDRDHEWSALSRFITDPQPGATLGVVSGRRRQGKTFLLDAACRAAGGFYFGATEAADAESLRRLGSSLTAHVRPASPFHFADWSEAVDALLALGDERPVPVVIDEFPYLAKGNPELPSIIQEALRPLREQRTRSRARLLLCGSALSFMGRLLSGNAPLRGRAGLELVVRPLDHRLAAEFWDIGDPHLAMKVNAIVGGTPAYRREFARGDSPAGPEDFDDWVVRTVLNPETPLFREARYLLAEEPDLRDTALYLSVLAAVADGNSTRGGMAGYLERKATDIAHPINVLEDAGLLHRDADVFRDNRPAYRIAEPLIGFYHAIMRPVWDQLERPGSATRVWQASRRRFVSNVLGPHFEQVCRDWALHHADPELFGGLPARVGHGVVHDPRTRTSREVDVAVIGIADGAKPPLLAIGEAKWNDTMGAAHIERLRHVRDLITRAGRYDTTGTRLICFSGAGFNDKARAAAEADDDIRLVDLAALYG
- a CDS encoding ADP-ribosylglycohydrolase family protein, which encodes MGATSGAVWGRVEQQDFRSRVRGTLLGAAVGDALGAPVDQLTLAQIGEAYGPEWLTDLASAYGRRGAITDLTQLTLFTVDGLIRAQVRRDTGVWHPPTDLHRAYLRWAATQRDWGPDERRKDDGWLAREEWLYARRDPSLICLLGFADGTMGTLDAPKNPGASGAEAAARSAPFGLLVGWEPQLVFQLAVECAAQTHGAPTAYLAAGSYAVIVHALARGESLDAAVQKTLVLLAARPGHQPVADALQQAVGAVRQGPPSPAVVEQLAGDGAAAGLLAVAVYCTLVGEDIRHGLCLAVNHGGPSGAAGALTGGLLGALHGETALPPAWLAELEGRPTILVLADDFALEMTQGPSLHAPGGAVPGWLTRYPRA
- a CDS encoding DUF2165 domain-containing protein; translation: MNALQRQQPQTPRGSLLPLASTLLVGTVALYMALVAFSNITDFGTNQQFVRHVFAMDTTFKDEDLMWRAIESKGVQDAAYVLIIIWETVSALVLIAATYFWARGLGSRVFHTARRYSTLGLLMVLLLFGAGFIAIGGEYFVMWQSGDWNGLDAALRVFVLSAVVLLVTYLPTNDRALD